In one Bacillus rossius redtenbacheri isolate Brsri chromosome 11, Brsri_v3, whole genome shotgun sequence genomic region, the following are encoded:
- the LOC134536503 gene encoding fibrous sheath CABYR-binding protein-like — translation MNFCRCSHTNSRVVLVARGTVPKKTAAHDKAQGDACAVFRKLQDTLQATRCGLAQRLQEQGALKRGLAGIPGLAPGQRPSGAKPCAQTILADLQALFCCLDRARASASQGTVAENSQVSGPAYHQSEDLAQRMESARNVNPGQSDYPVPCEVPAPYEDPATNEVPASCEVPAQSMDTACNEVPAQRMDTVQSLYPAPCEVPAPYEDLATNEVPASCEVPAQSVDTACDEVPAQRMDTVQSLYPAACEVPAPYEDLATNEVPASCEVPAQSVNTACDEVPAQRMDTVQSLYPAPCEVPAPYEDPATNEVPAPCEVPALSGGPDDVAPYSTKEEMRRAFQIALKQLDCVEQRIAKVRCDVAYSKLLLGSAPRCQLPQPPQLPQLPQSSQLPQLPQVRPSPPSQPPPQTSFSFTAYETTSCEVEITRKKRA, via the exons ATGAACTTCTGTCGCTGCTCGCACACAAATAG CCGGGTGGTGCTGGTCGCGCGCGGCACAGTGCCCAAGAAGACAGCGGCCCACGACAAGGCCCAGGGCGACGCGTGCGCCGTGTTCCGCAAGCTGCAGGACACTCTGCAGGCGACCCGCTGCGGCCTGGCGCAGCGCCTGCAGGAGCAGGGCGCCTTGAAGCGCGGGCTGGCGGGCATCCCGGGCCTCGCCCCGGGGCAGCGCCCCTCCGGCGCCAAGCCCTGCGCGCAGACCATCCTAGCAGACCTGCAGGCGCTCTTCTGCTGCCTCGACCGGGCGCGCGCATCCGCCTCCCAG gGTACAGTCGCTGAGAACAGCCAGGTTTCTGGGCCGGCATACCATCAGAGCGAGGACCTAGCACAGCGCATGGAGTCAGCAAGGAATGTGAACCCAGGGCAGAGCGATTACCCAGTACCATGCGAGGTACCAGCTCCATACGAAGACCCAGCAACGAACGAGGTACCAGCTTCGTGTGAGGTCCCAGCACAGAGTATGGACACTGCATGTAATGAAGTCCCAGCACAGAGGATGGACACAGTGCAGAGCCTGTACCCAGCACCATGCGAGGTACCAGCTCCATACGAAGACCTAGCAACGAACGAGGTACCAGCTTCGTGTGAGGTCCCAGCACAGAGTGTGGACACTGCATGTGATGAAGTCCCAGCACAGAGGATGGACACAGTGCAGAGCCTGTACCCAGCAGCATGCGAGGTCCCAGCTCCATACGAAGATCTAGCAACGAACGAGGTACCAGCTTCGTGTGAGGTCCCAGCACAGAGTGTGAACACGGCATGTGATGAAGTCCCAGCACAGAGGATGGACACAGTGCAGAGCCTGTACCCAGCACCATGCGAGGTCCCAGCTCCATACGAAGACCCAGCAACGAACGAGGTACCAGCTCCGTGCGAGGTACCAGCATTGAGTGGCGGGCCCGATGACGTCGCCCCATATTCCACGAAGGAAGAGATGAGGCGCGCCTTCCAAATAGCCCTCAAGCAGCTGGACTGCGTGGAGCAGAGGATTGCCAAGGTGCGTTGCGATGTGGCCTACTCCAAGCTGCTGCTGGGCTCGGCACCGCGCTGCCAGCTACCCCAGCCACCCCAGCTACCCCAGCTACCCCAGTCATCCCAGCTACCCCAGCTACCCCAGGTCCGCCCGTCTCCGCCATCACAGCCCCCGCCACAGACCTCGTTCAGCTTCACCGCCTACGAGACGACCTCGTGCGAGGTGGAGATCACCCGCAAGAAGCGGGCATAA